In the Tenrec ecaudatus isolate mTenEca1 chromosome 16, mTenEca1.hap1, whole genome shotgun sequence genome, one interval contains:
- the DGCR6L gene encoding protein DGCR6L isoform X2: MDRSPGALEEPADGTRQQERHYQLLSALQSLVKELPSSFQQRLSYTTLSDLALALLDGTVFEIVQGLLEIQHLTEKSLYNQRLRLQNDHRVLRQALRQKHEEAQQTCRPHNLPVLQAAQQRELEAVEHRIREEQRTMDEKIVLELDRKVADQQSTLEKAGVAGFYVTTNPQELTLQMNLLELIRKLQQRGCQVGKAAL, translated from the exons ATGGATCGCTCTCCCGGCGCCTTGGAGGAGCCGGCGGATGGGACCCGGCAGCAGGAGCGACACTATCAGCTTCTGTCGGCGCTGCAGAGCCTGGTCAAGGAATTGCCCAG CTCCTTCCAGCAGCGCCTGTCCTACACGACGCTCAGCGACCTGGCCTTGGCGCTCCTCGACGGCACCGTGTTCGAAATCGTGCAGGGGCTGCTGGAGATCCAGCACCTCACCGAGAAGAGCTTGTACAACCAGCGGCTGCGGCTGCAGAACGACCACCGAG TGCTCAGACAGGCATTGCGGCAGAAGCATGAAGAGGCCCAGCAGACCTGCCGGCCCCACAACCTGCCCGTGCTTCAGGCGGCCCAGCAGCGAGAGCTGGAG GCAGTGGAGCACCGGATCCGTGAAGAGCAGCGGACAATGGATGAGAAGATCGTCCTAGAGCTGGACCGCAAGGTGGCTGACCAGCAGAGCACACTGGAGAAGGCAGGGGTCGCTGGCTTCTATGTCACCACCAACCCGCAG GAGCTGACGCTGCAGATGAACCTGCTAGAGCTCATCCGGAAGCTGCAGCAGAGGGGCTGCCAGGTGGGGAAGGCAGCCCTGTGA
- the DGCR6L gene encoding protein DGCR6L isoform X1, with translation MDRSPGALEEPADGTRQQERHYQLLSALQSLVKELPSSFQQRLSYTTLSDLALALLDGTVFEIVQGLLEIQHLTEKSLYNQRLRLQNDHRVLRQALRQKHEEAQQTCRPHNLPVLQAAQQRELELPWQAVEHRIREEQRTMDEKIVLELDRKVADQQSTLEKAGVAGFYVTTNPQELTLQMNLLELIRKLQQRGCQVGKAAL, from the exons ATGGATCGCTCTCCCGGCGCCTTGGAGGAGCCGGCGGATGGGACCCGGCAGCAGGAGCGACACTATCAGCTTCTGTCGGCGCTGCAGAGCCTGGTCAAGGAATTGCCCAG CTCCTTCCAGCAGCGCCTGTCCTACACGACGCTCAGCGACCTGGCCTTGGCGCTCCTCGACGGCACCGTGTTCGAAATCGTGCAGGGGCTGCTGGAGATCCAGCACCTCACCGAGAAGAGCTTGTACAACCAGCGGCTGCGGCTGCAGAACGACCACCGAG TGCTCAGACAGGCATTGCGGCAGAAGCATGAAGAGGCCCAGCAGACCTGCCGGCCCCACAACCTGCCCGTGCTTCAGGCGGCCCAGCAGCGAGAGCTGGAG CTGCCCTGGCAGGCAGTGGAGCACCGGATCCGTGAAGAGCAGCGGACAATGGATGAGAAGATCGTCCTAGAGCTGGACCGCAAGGTGGCTGACCAGCAGAGCACACTGGAGAAGGCAGGGGTCGCTGGCTTCTATGTCACCACCAACCCGCAG GAGCTGACGCTGCAGATGAACCTGCTAGAGCTCATCCGGAAGCTGCAGCAGAGGGGCTGCCAGGTGGGGAAGGCAGCCCTGTGA